One segment of Streptomyces bathyalis DNA contains the following:
- a CDS encoding nicotinate-nucleotide--dimethylbenzimidazole phosphoribosyltransferase: MTDRTLDLDDFSDLIERPHGGLRRDAEERRARTGLPPESLGRLDELGEWLTAAQGRLPVEPLRQPRLVVFAGDHGVASLDVSSHRAGTAHTLVRETLEGTTPAAILARKFEVPVRIVDMALDCEPSELPEEVTRHRVRRSSGRLDIEDTLTGPEAEAAFRAGMAVADEEADAGTDLVVLGDLSVGGTTAAGTLIAALCGTDASVVTGRGGGVIDDLTWMRKCAAIRDGLRRARPVLGDQLELLAAVAGADLTAMTGFLLQSAVRRTPVVLDGVVTAACALVAQRVAFRAPDWWVAGHATSEPAQEKALDRMALDPLIEQRVEVGGGTGALLALPLVQAAAELAAQLPVRDDAVDEKDGEGDGAADSPALDAT, from the coding sequence ATGACTGACCGCACCCTGGACCTGGACGACTTCTCCGATCTCATCGAGCGCCCGCACGGCGGACTGCGCCGGGACGCCGAGGAGCGGAGGGCGCGGACGGGCCTGCCGCCCGAGTCGCTGGGCAGGCTCGACGAACTGGGCGAGTGGCTGACGGCGGCTCAGGGACGTCTGCCCGTCGAGCCGCTGCGTCAGCCACGGCTCGTCGTCTTCGCCGGGGATCACGGTGTCGCCTCGCTGGACGTCTCGTCCCACCGGGCCGGTACGGCGCACACGCTGGTGCGGGAGACGCTGGAGGGCACGACGCCCGCCGCGATCCTCGCCAGGAAGTTCGAAGTCCCGGTCAGGATCGTGGACATGGCGCTCGACTGCGAACCGTCGGAGCTCCCGGAAGAGGTGACGCGGCACCGGGTGCGCCGCTCCTCCGGCCGTCTCGACATCGAGGACACGCTGACCGGACCGGAGGCGGAGGCCGCCTTCCGCGCGGGGATGGCCGTCGCCGACGAGGAGGCGGACGCGGGCACGGATCTCGTCGTTCTCGGCGATCTGTCGGTCGGCGGCACGACGGCCGCGGGGACGCTGATCGCGGCGCTCTGCGGCACCGACGCGTCGGTCGTCACGGGCAGGGGCGGCGGGGTGATCGACGATCTGACGTGGATGCGCAAGTGCGCGGCCATCAGGGACGGGTTGCGCCGCGCGCGGCCCGTGCTGGGAGATCAGCTGGAGCTGCTGGCCGCGGTCGCGGGCGCCGACCTGACGGCGATGACCGGTTTCCTGCTCCAGTCCGCGGTACGGCGCACGCCCGTCGTGCTCGACGGCGTCGTCACCGCGGCGTGCGCGCTCGTGGCTCAGCGGGTCGCCTTCAGGGCCCCGGACTGGTGGGTCGCGGGCCACGCGACCAGTGAGCCCGCACAGGAGAAGGCGCTCGACCGCATGGCGCTCGACCCGCTGATCGAGCAGCGCGTGGAGGTCGGCGGCGGCACGGGGGCACTGCTGGCCCTGCCGCTGGTGCAGGCGGCGGCGGAACTCGCGGCGCAGCTTCCCGTACGGGACGACGCCGTCGACGAGAAGGACGGCGAGGGCGACGGCGCGGCGGACTCCCCCGCGCTGGACGCGACTTGA
- a CDS encoding bifunctional adenosylcobinamide kinase/adenosylcobinamide-phosphate guanylyltransferase: MELTLLGTGAPSGLPRPDCPCSVCAACARGRTNTRAATAVLVDSTVLLDLTPGPAFAAARAGRSLHGVRQVLLSHPHEGPATEFPAGLPAPLRVAERQDLALISGHRIRAVALDSPGTGYQVTGPDGERLLYLPPRAAPAGLEEGREPVSSPYDMVLLDVIGRPEALARLREAGAVGPATDVVAVHIDHDVPPGPELHRRLAAAGAHAEPDGTTLVVGEYPDVPEIPRRTLVLGGARSGKSVEAEQRLASFPGVVYVATGGTREGDAEWAARITAHKERRPASWRTTETCDLVPLLEEPGPPLLIDCLALWLTDAMDTVGAWDDQRWATVGSRMLRERVSELVSALRETRRTVVAVSNEVGSGIVPETSSGRRFRDELGRLNTEFAGECEHVLLVTAGIAQQLRG, translated from the coding sequence GTGGAACTCACACTGCTCGGCACCGGAGCTCCTTCCGGACTCCCGCGACCCGACTGCCCGTGCTCCGTGTGCGCCGCCTGCGCCAGGGGCCGTACGAACACGCGCGCGGCCACGGCCGTACTCGTCGACAGCACCGTGCTGCTCGACCTCACCCCCGGTCCCGCCTTCGCGGCCGCCCGTGCGGGACGGTCGCTGCACGGCGTGCGGCAGGTGCTGCTCTCGCACCCGCACGAGGGTCCCGCGACGGAGTTCCCGGCGGGGCTTCCCGCACCTCTGCGCGTCGCCGAGCGGCAGGATCTCGCGCTCATCAGCGGCCACCGCATACGTGCCGTCGCCCTGGACTCGCCCGGCACCGGCTACCAGGTGACGGGGCCCGACGGGGAACGTCTCCTCTACCTGCCGCCGAGGGCCGCGCCCGCGGGCCTCGAAGAGGGACGCGAACCGGTCTCGTCGCCCTACGACATGGTGCTTCTCGACGTGATCGGCCGCCCCGAGGCGCTCGCCCGGCTGCGCGAGGCCGGGGCGGTCGGCCCGGCGACCGACGTCGTCGCCGTCCACATCGACCACGACGTACCGCCGGGCCCCGAGCTGCACCGGCGCCTCGCCGCGGCGGGAGCGCACGCCGAACCGGACGGCACGACCCTCGTCGTCGGTGAGTATCCGGACGTCCCCGAGATCCCTCGCCGCACGCTCGTACTCGGCGGAGCCCGGTCCGGGAAGTCGGTCGAGGCGGAACAGCGGCTGGCCTCCTTCCCCGGTGTCGTCTACGTGGCGACGGGCGGCACCCGCGAAGGCGATGCGGAGTGGGCGGCCCGGATCACCGCGCACAAGGAACGCCGCCCGGCCTCGTGGCGCACCACCGAGACCTGCGATCTCGTGCCGCTGCTGGAGGAGCCGGGCCCGCCGCTGCTCATCGACTGCCTCGCCCTGTGGCTGACGGACGCGATGGACACCGTGGGCGCCTGGGACGACCAGCGCTGGGCGACCGTCGGTTCACGGATGCTCCGCGAACGGGTCTCCGAGCTCGTCTCGGCGCTGCGGGAGACCCGGCGGACCGTGGTGGCGGTGAGCAACGAGGTCGGGTCGGGCATCGTCCCCGAGACATCGTCGGGGCGGCGCTTCCGCGACGAACTGGGCCGTCTGAACACGGAGTTCGCCGGGGAGTGCGAGCACGTGCTGCTGGTCACCGCGGGGATCGCGCAGCAGCTGCGCGGCTGA
- a CDS encoding class I SAM-dependent methyltransferase, giving the protein MDLSDPGQLGQRLLARQLDEQISAAFDADQRLRVLDVGLGRGVQALRLARAGHAVTGLQSDPDLRELFEKDLAEEPEETRGRVRLVAGGSEDTGAHFLPGAFDVVLCHGGLLQARDPGTTLAGLARVLDAGGLLSLLIRNDMALAMHPGRAGDWDAALAALDFPERTGSALRLETLTRGLAGIGTPLRQWYGVGIFGRQCPAEEEKAERMLTVEEHAGRLDPYRSVAAMLHICGVRGG; this is encoded by the coding sequence TCGGCGGCATTCGACGCCGACCAGCGGCTGCGCGTGCTCGACGTCGGGCTCGGGCGCGGGGTGCAGGCCCTGCGGCTGGCGCGTGCGGGCCACGCGGTGACCGGGCTGCAGTCCGATCCCGACCTGCGTGAACTCTTCGAGAAGGACCTCGCCGAAGAACCCGAGGAGACACGCGGGCGTGTACGGCTCGTGGCGGGCGGGAGCGAGGACACGGGTGCGCACTTCCTGCCCGGCGCCTTCGACGTGGTGCTGTGCCACGGCGGGCTGCTCCAGGCGCGTGACCCCGGCACCACGCTGGCCGGTCTCGCCCGCGTGCTGGACGCCGGCGGGCTGCTGTCCCTGCTGATACGCAACGACATGGCCCTGGCCATGCATCCGGGCCGCGCGGGCGACTGGGACGCGGCCCTGGCCGCGCTCGACTTCCCGGAGCGGACCGGGAGCGCCCTGCGCCTGGAGACGCTGACCAGGGGCCTCGCCGGGATCGGCACGCCGCTGCGGCAGTGGTACGGGGTCGGGATCTTCGGCCGCCAATGCCCCGCCGAGGAGGAGAAGGCGGAGCGGATGCTCACGGTGGAGGAGCACGCCGGGCGCCTGGATCCGTACCGTTCGGTGGCGGCGATGCTGCACATCTGCGGGGTTCGGGGCGGCTGA